AGCAATATATTCCAATGGCGGAATCTTCAGCCTGGGTTTGGAGGTAGTATCTTGACTGAGAAGAAATTAGAAAGCTTCGATTTGCAGCATTCATATGCAGATGTCGACCCATCGAATATTAAAATTGACGACACCACTCTTCGTGACGGTGAGCAGACGGCGGGTGTGGTTTTCTCAAACCATGAGAAAATAAGGATTGCGCAGCTGCTTGATCAGGTAGGTGTAGATCAGATTGAGGCCGGAATCCCAGCAATGGGCGGTGACGAAAAGGCTGTCATTAAGGAAATTGCAAGTCTTGGCCTTCGCGCTAGCGTTCTAGGATGGAATAGGGCAGTTATAAGCGATATCCAGCACTCTATCGACTGCGGAGTAGATGCGGTCGCTATCTCTATTGCTACCTCTGATATTCACATCGAACATAAGCTAAAGAAAAACCGTCAGTGGGTTATAGATAGCGTTGTTGAGTCCGTTAAGTTTGCCAAAGAACATAACCTTTATGTGTCGGTTAACGCTGAGGATGGATCCCGAGCTGATTTTGACTTTATGGTTGAATTTGGCCTTGCTGCCAAAGAGGCCGGTGCAGATCGTCTGCGTTTTTGCGACACCATTGGTGTCTTAGATCCCTTCCAGACATTTAGCGTTATAAGGAAGCTTAAGCTTGCAACCGGCATAGACATAGAAATGCATACGCATAACGACTTCGGTATGGCGACAGCAAACGCTCTAGCCGGTGTTAAAGCTGGTGCTACCTGGGTTAATACAACCGTTAACGGCCTGGGTGAGCGCGCAGGAAACGCTGCTCTTGAGGAAGTTGTCATGGCGATGAAATATCTTGGGCATATTGACCTTGGCTTTAAGACCGAGATGTTCCGTGAGTTAT
This DNA window, taken from Bacillota bacterium, encodes the following:
- the nifV gene encoding homocitrate synthase, translating into MKIDDTTLRDGEQTAGVVFSNHEKIRIAQLLDQVGVDQIEAGIPAMGGDEKAVIKEIASLGLRASVLGWNRAVISDIQHSIDCGVDAVAISIATSDIHIEHKLKKNRQWVIDSVVESVKFAKEHNLYVSVNAEDGSRADFDFMVEFGLAAKEAGADRLRFCDTIGVLDPFQTFSVIRKLKLATGIDIEMHTHNDFGMATANALAGVKAGATWVNTTVNGLGERAGNAALEEVVMAMKYLGHIDLGFKTEMFRELSEYVARASARTIPIWKAIVGTNVFAHESGIHADGIIKNPKTYEVFSPEEVGLERQIVIGKHSGSAAIVNKFKEFGVEIDPIAAQEILAEVRRVAVELKRSLFDKELMYIYQDYVRKTGKGVSARIE